The proteins below come from a single Eremothecium sinecaudum strain ATCC 58844 chromosome II, complete sequence genomic window:
- the PRO1 gene encoding glutamate 5-kinase (Syntenic homolog of Ashbya gossypii AAL061C; Syntenic homolog of Saccharomyces cerevisiae YDR300C (PRO1) and YHR033W), translated as MTRSFTIVLKLGSSSLVDESSREPRLSTMSLIVETVVKLRRMGHKIIIVSSGGIAIGLQTMGMMKRPKKLSQVQAVAAVGQGRLIGRWDSLFRLLGQRIAQILITRNDIVDWTQYKNAQNTVHELLEMGVVPIVNENDTLSVTEIEFGDNDTLSAITAALVGADYLFLLTDVDCLYTDNPRTNPAAKPILVVPDLSQGLPGVKTSSGSGSDVGTGGMATKLIAADLATNAGIHTIIMNSDTPSNIYEIVKFIQNREQKSESVENLSLLQEQELKILQEHNVPLHTRFVANDNHHLLNTREFWMLHGLVSQGAVIIDKGAYRALTRKNKAGLLPAGVIGVEGSFHELEAVDLKVGSRAPDGSLDMSIPLEIVGRARCNYPSTELDKIKGLHSDEIEDVLGYADSEYVAHRHNLAFPPHSS; from the coding sequence ATGACGAGGTCTTTTACAATTGTATTGAAATTAGGCTCTTCTTCGTTGGTGGATGAATCCTCCAGGGAGCCAAGGTTATCTACGATGTCTCTAATTGTCGAGACAGTTGTTAAGTTACGTCGAATGGGCCATAAAATTATTATTGTTTCATCAGGCGGGATTGCTATCGGGCTGCAGACTATGGGAATGATGAAAAGACCAAAGAAGCTATCTCAAGTACAGGCTGTTGCTGCAGTTGGTCAAGGGAGGTTAATTGGTCGATGGGATTCTCTATTCAGACTGTTAGGACAGCGAATTGCTCAAATCCTGATAACTCGTAATGATATAGTGGACTGGACGCAGTATAAAAATGCTCAGAATACTGTTCATGAGTTGTTGGAGATGGGGGTTGTTCCTATTGTGAATGAGAATGACACTTTGTCGGTCACGGAAATTGAGTTTGGGGATAATGACACGTTGAGCGCTATTACAGCAGCGCTCGTTGGCGCAGACTACTTATTTTTGCTAACGGACGTTGATTGCCTCTACACCGACAATCCTCGTACGAATCCTGCGGCAAAACCTATATTGGTTGTTCCAGACTTATCCCAGGGTCTCCCTGGGGTGAAGACGTCAAGTGGCTCCGGTTCAGATGTCGGGACAGGCGGCATGGCCACCAAGTTGATTGCAGCTGACTTGGCTACTAATGCGGGGATCCACACCATAATCATGAATAGCGACACTCCTTCGAATATCTACGAAATTGTGAAATTTATTCAAAACAGAGAGCAAAAGTCTGAGTCTGTAGAGAATTTGAGCCTGTTACAAGAACAGGAGTTGAAGATTCTTCAGGAACATAATGTCCCGCTACATACGAGGTTTGTTGCGAATGACAATCACCACCTTTTAAATACAAGAGAGTTTTGGATGTTACATGGGTTGGTTAGCCAGGGAGCAGTTATTATAGACAAAGGCGCCTACCGCGCCTTGACAAGGAAGAACAAGGCCGGTTTGCTTCCAGCCGGTGTAATAGGCGTTGAAGGAAGCTTCCACGAACTGGAGGCTGTAGATTTGAAGGTAGGCTCTCGAGCGCCCGATGGATCACTAGATATGAGCATTCCACTCGAGATTGTCGGGCGTGCCCGTTGTAATTATCCAAGCACAGAGTTGGATAAAATCAAAGGATTGCACAGTGACGAGATAGAAGACGTCCTAGGTTACGCTGACAGTGAGTACGTCGCCCATAGACACAACTTGGCCTTTCCGCCACATAGTAGTTAG